A window of the Actinobacillus genomosp. 1 genome harbors these coding sequences:
- a CDS encoding ROK family protein, which yields MISDNKTQHLGTIYRLVEQFELISRTDLAKLSGFAPASITNLTKSLIDNKFILERSVQNNTSRGRPAVGLSVSNFFWQLLCFTLSPEKIEISLCELNGKPIQSKEYPLLEKDYPILDEYTLICLKDFFWHSPLEESRILAVSVSVIGRINAHKTEIIQLGQTELHCPIITTLQNHFERPILLNEHFQLWLFTESTLGSLIGNDNVIFLQLDDSVNLSVLLRGSLLHQQSKMNVDKMIMPKFSPLSDEANAIDCNEIEKYQLKNQITFSAIVRLIDKHLPNNLCHQNEKIQFLCEQIELEHPEALRILSHISDNLAYVLMNLINIFSTEKIMLNSPLLQIKHKLFEQIQAKLGKNLLIDNHIDLVSSQYDWNDTLIACSAIKQGIYEGNLIKDIIQL from the coding sequence ATGATTTCTGATAATAAAACCCAACACTTAGGCACAATTTATCGCTTGGTGGAACAATTCGAGTTAATTTCTCGTACGGATCTGGCAAAGTTGTCCGGTTTTGCACCCGCTTCCATTACTAATCTGACTAAATCACTTATCGATAATAAATTTATTTTAGAACGATCCGTACAAAATAATACATCTAGAGGTCGTCCTGCCGTAGGGCTTTCGGTTTCCAATTTCTTTTGGCAATTACTCTGCTTTACTCTCTCTCCTGAAAAAATTGAAATTTCACTTTGCGAATTAAATGGCAAGCCGATTCAATCCAAAGAATATCCCTTACTTGAAAAAGACTATCCGATTCTAGACGAATATACTCTTATCTGTTTAAAAGATTTTTTCTGGCATTCTCCGCTTGAGGAAAGCCGCATTTTAGCCGTTTCGGTCAGTGTAATCGGACGAATTAACGCACATAAAACAGAAATTATTCAATTAGGGCAAACAGAATTACATTGTCCGATCATTACAACGTTACAAAATCATTTTGAACGACCGATTTTGCTTAATGAGCATTTTCAACTATGGTTATTTACGGAATCCACATTGGGCAGCCTAATTGGTAATGACAATGTCATTTTCCTACAATTAGATGATTCGGTTAATTTAAGCGTATTATTAAGAGGTTCATTGCTACATCAGCAATCTAAAATGAATGTAGATAAGATGATCATGCCTAAATTCAGCCCGTTAAGCGATGAAGCAAATGCTATCGATTGTAATGAAATAGAAAAATATCAATTAAAAAACCAAATTACATTCTCGGCAATTGTACGTTTAATTGACAAACACTTACCGAATAATTTATGTCATCAGAATGAAAAAATTCAATTCTTATGTGAGCAAATAGAATTAGAACATCCCGAGGCTTTACGTATATTATCCCATATTAGCGATAACTTGGCTTATGTATTAATGAATCTTATCAATATTTTCTCTACTGAGAAAATTATGCTGAATTCTCCGCTGTTACAAATTAAGCATAAACTATTTGAACAAATCCAAGCCAAATTAGGTAAGAATCTACTTATAGATAACCATATAGATTTAGTATCCAGCCAATATGACTGGAACGATACATTGATTGCTTGTTCTGCTATAAAACAAGGGATTTATGAAGGGAATTTGATCAAGGACATCATTCAGCTTTAA
- the bioD gene encoding dethiobiotin synthase — translation MPSLFITGTDTNVGKTTVTRAILQTLTQHDCQAVGYKPIACGGDDSLPTEQNQVDYASEDNPDVITILDSCPLPVKYREINSYTFIHSSTPVFAALDAVHHIQEEKLNNDLDRLQQTYTNIVVEGTHGWLTPINKDLSFADWVKENNMPVVLVVGIKEGCVNHTLLTAQAIKQQGVKLIGWIANRVNPGLRHYAELIELLSKKIDAPLLGQIPYIGHPYTRDLTQYIQNPEPLLKYFSR, via the coding sequence ATGCCTTCATTATTTATTACCGGTACGGATACCAATGTAGGAAAAACAACCGTCACTCGTGCAATTTTACAGACACTTACACAACACGATTGCCAAGCGGTAGGCTATAAGCCTATTGCTTGTGGCGGGGACGATTCATTGCCTACAGAACAGAATCAAGTCGATTACGCAAGTGAAGATAATCCTGATGTGATAACTATTCTTGATAGTTGTCCTCTGCCAGTCAAATATCGTGAAATTAACAGTTATACCTTTATTCATTCCAGCACGCCGGTTTTTGCGGCATTGGATGCGGTTCATCATATTCAAGAAGAAAAGTTAAATAATGATCTCGATCGTTTACAACAGACTTATACTAATATTGTGGTAGAAGGTACGCACGGTTGGCTTACTCCTATTAATAAAGACCTGAGTTTCGCCGATTGGGTAAAAGAGAATAATATGCCGGTTGTTCTTGTGGTTGGAATTAAAGAAGGATGTGTAAATCATACCTTATTGACTGCGCAAGCGATTAAACAACAAGGCGTTAAATTAATCGGTTGGATTGCAAATCGGGTAAATCCAGGATTACGCCATTATGCGGAGCTTATCGAATTATTAAGCAAAAAAATTGATGCGCCTCTACTTGGACAGATTCCCTATATCGGTCATCCGTATACAAGAGATTTAACGCAGTATATTCAAAATCCCGAACCGCTATTAAAATATTTCTCTCGATAA
- the rnd gene encoding ribonuclease D: MNQIIHYNWIDTNEQLKSVCDNACHKSAVALDTEFIRTRSYYPKLGLIQLFDGDTVSLIDPNTISDFSPFIRLLSCENVVKVLHACSEDLEVFQHQFNQLPTPLADTQTMAGFAGIGVSLGFAKLVAHYLNIELDKGASRTDWLARPLTEEQLQYAAADVWYLLPVYQRLVADLDVTRWQNAVEQECQNLLDKRKASVDVTSAYKDISNAWRLEPQQLAVLQILAKWRIAEAEKRDLALNFVVKENCLFEIAKLQPKHTSQLLEFMHPNEVRIHGKKLLMLVEQGVSVLPENYPKKIIRLVDQANYKYKLKAMQQKLAEIQPLDLAPELLANKRQLNQLFSWHQKGQDPEKLPELLIGWRRAFGLQILTVL, translated from the coding sequence ATGAATCAAATCATTCACTATAATTGGATTGATACGAATGAACAATTAAAATCGGTTTGTGATAATGCTTGTCATAAATCGGCGGTCGCATTGGATACCGAATTTATTCGTACACGCTCATATTATCCTAAACTTGGTCTTATTCAGCTTTTTGACGGAGATACGGTGAGTTTGATTGATCCTAATACTATCTCTGATTTTTCTCCGTTTATTCGGTTATTGTCGTGTGAGAATGTTGTCAAAGTTTTACATGCTTGTAGTGAAGATCTAGAAGTCTTCCAACATCAGTTTAATCAATTACCTACGCCGTTGGCCGATACACAAACGATGGCGGGTTTTGCGGGAATCGGGGTTTCATTGGGCTTTGCGAAACTTGTCGCTCATTATTTAAATATTGAGTTGGACAAAGGTGCGTCTAGAACGGATTGGCTTGCCCGTCCATTAACGGAAGAACAATTACAATATGCGGCGGCAGACGTATGGTATTTATTACCGGTTTATCAACGATTGGTTGCCGATTTAGACGTAACGCGTTGGCAAAATGCGGTTGAACAAGAATGTCAGAATTTATTAGATAAAAGAAAAGCTAGCGTAGATGTTACTTCTGCATATAAAGATATTTCAAACGCATGGCGTTTGGAACCTCAGCAACTTGCAGTATTACAAATTTTGGCAAAATGGCGCATCGCGGAAGCGGAAAAACGCGATTTAGCATTAAACTTTGTTGTCAAAGAGAATTGTTTGTTTGAAATTGCTAAATTGCAACCGAAACATACTTCACAGTTATTAGAATTTATGCATCCGAATGAGGTAAGAATTCATGGTAAAAAGTTATTAATGTTGGTTGAGCAGGGGGTATCCGTATTACCGGAGAACTACCCTAAGAAAATTATACGTTTGGTTGATCAAGCGAACTATAAATATAAATTAAAGGCAATGCAGCAAAAATTAGCTGAAATCCAACCGCTTGATCTAGCACCTGAGTTATTAGCTAATAAACGGCAACTAAATCAGCTGTTCAGTTGGCATCAAAAAGGGCAAGATCCGGAAAAGTTGCCGGAACTGCTTATCGGGTGGCGTCGAGCGTTCGGTTTACAAATTCTTACTGTCCTATAG
- the lrp gene encoding leucine-responsive transcriptional regulator Lrp, whose protein sequence is MEHKKLPKALDAIDLKILNELQRNGKMSNIELSKRVGLSPTPCLERVKRLEKQNVIMGYRALLNPELLEAPLLVIVEITLVRGKPDVFEEFNRAVQQLDEIQECHLVSGDFDYLLKTRVADMAAYRKLLGTTLLRLPGVNDTRTYVVMEEVKQTNYLLLK, encoded by the coding sequence ATGGAACATAAAAAACTACCTAAAGCATTAGATGCGATTGATTTAAAAATTTTAAATGAGCTACAACGTAACGGGAAAATGTCTAATATTGAACTTTCTAAACGAGTCGGTTTATCTCCGACACCTTGTTTAGAACGAGTAAAGCGTTTAGAAAAACAGAATGTCATCATGGGATACCGAGCATTATTGAATCCCGAATTACTGGAAGCACCGTTATTAGTGATTGTTGAAATTACTTTAGTGAGGGGCAAACCGGATGTATTTGAAGAGTTTAATCGTGCGGTACAACAGCTGGATGAAATTCAAGAGTGCCATTTAGTATCGGGTGATTTTGATTATTTACTCAAAACGCGTGTAGCGGATATGGCGGCTTATCGAAAATTGTTAGGAACAACTTTATTACGATTACCGGGGGTAAACGATACGCGTACCTATGTAGTAATGGAAGAAGTTAAGCAAACAAATTACTTGCTATTAAAATAA